In Vidua chalybeata isolate OUT-0048 chromosome 5, bVidCha1 merged haplotype, whole genome shotgun sequence, one genomic interval encodes:
- the PMPCB gene encoding mitochondrial-processing peptidase subunit beta isoform X1: MAASAARSAARRLLLPWSARLVRAPGAAQRCVHVGTGRHTVSKAATEVILNVPETRVSPLENGLQVASEDSGLSTCTVGLWIDAGSRYENEKNNGTAHFLEHMAFKGTKKRSQLDLELEIENMGAHLNAYTSREQTVYYAKAFSKDLPRAVEILADIIQNSTLGEAEIERERGVILREMQEVETNLQEVVFDYLHATAYQNTALGRTILGPTENIKSINRNDLVEYITTHYKGPRMVLAAAGGVSHDELLDLAKCHFGNLPSAPEGGLPPLPPCSFTGSEIRIRDDKMPLAHLAIAVEAAGWSDPDTIPLMVANTLIGNWDRSFGGGVQNLSSKLAQIACHGNLCHSFQSFNTCYTDTGLWGLYMVCEPSTIQDMVHFVQREWIRLCTSVTENEVARAKNLLKTNMLLQLDGSTPICEDIGRQMLCYKRRIPIPELEARIEAIDAQTIREICTKYIYDKHPAVAAVGPIEQLPEYSKICSGMYWLRE; encoded by the exons ATGGCGGCGTCTGCAGCGCGCTCAGCGGCCCGGCGGCTTCTCTTGCCCTGGTCCGCCCGCCTGGTGCGAGCGCCCGGCGCGGCGCAGCGG tgtGTGCATGTTGGAACAGGGAGGCACACAGTTTCCAAAGCAGCAACAGAAGTAATCTTAAATGTCCCTGAAACTAGGGTGAGTCCTTTGGAAAATGGCTTGCAAGTAGCTTCTGAAGACTCTGGACTCTCAACATGCACA gtTGGACTTTGGATTGATGCTGGAAGCAGATACGAAAATGAGAAGAACAATGGAACTGCTCACTTTCTTGAGCATATGGCTTTCAAG GGAACAAAAAAGAGATCTCAGTTAGACCTTGAACTAGAGATTGAGAACATGGGGGCTCATCTGAATGCGTACACGTCCAGAGAACAAACTGTGTATTATGCAAAGGCTTTTTCAAAAGATTTACCAAGAG CTGTGGAAATTCTTGCTGACATAATCCAGAACAGTACCCTGGGAGAGGCAGAGATTGAGCGTGAGCGAGGAGTTATACTTCGAGAGATGCAAGAGGTTGAAACTAATTTGCAAGAAGTTGTTTTTGATTACCTTCATGCCACAGCCTACCAGAATACAGCCCTAGGACGGACAATTTTAGGACCCACTGAAAATATCAA ATCCATAAACCGTAATGACTTGGTGGAATACATAACAACACATTACAAAGGACCCAGAATGgtcttggctgctgctggag GGGTCTCTCATGATGAGCTACTGGACCTGGCAAAGTGCCATTTTGGTAACTTGCCATCTGCTCCAGAAGGAGGactgccacccctgccacctTGTAGCTTCACAGGTAGTGAG ATTCGGATAAGGGATGACAAGATGCCTCTGGCACACCTGGCCATTGCTGTCGAAGCAGCCGGCTGGTCAGACCCCGACACAATCCCACTCATGGTAGCCAATACTCTGATAGGCAACTGGGATCGGTCCTTTGGAGGAGGAGTG CAGAATTTGTCTAGTAAACTTGCTCAGATTGCCTGCCATGGTAACCTGTGTCACAGTTTCCAGTCCTTCAACACCTGCTACACTgacacagggctgtggggactCTATATGGTCTGTGAGCCATCCACTATTCAGGACATGGTGCACTTTGTTCAGAGAGAATG gATACGACTTTGCACAAGCGTTACAGAAAATGAAGTAGCTCGAGCAAAAAATCTTCTAAAGACAAATATGCTGCTACAACTTGATG GGTCCACACCAATCTGTGAAGACATTGGAAGACAAATGCTTTGTTACAAACGCCGAATCCCAATTCCAGAACTTGAGGCAAGGATTGAA GCTATAGATGCCCAGACTATTAGAGAAATCTGCACAAAGTACATCTATGATAAGCATCCTGCAGTTGCTGCCGTGG GTCCAATTGAACAGCTTCCAGAGTATAGCAAAATCTGCAGTGGCATGTACTGGCTTCGTGAGTAG
- the PMPCB gene encoding mitochondrial-processing peptidase subunit beta isoform X2, producing the protein MAASAARSAARRLLLPWSARLVRAPGAAQRCVHVGTGRHTVSKAATEVILNVPETRVSPLENGLQVASEDSGLSTCTVGLWIDAGSRYENEKNNGTAHFLEHMAFKGTKKRSQLDLELEIENMGAHLNAYTSREQTVYYAKAFSKDLPRAVEILADIIQNSTLGEAEIERERGVILREMQEVETNLQEVVFDYLHATAYQNTALGRTILGPTENIKSINRNDLVEYITTHYKGPRMVLAAAGGVSHDELLDLAKCHFGNLPSAPEGGLPPLPPCSFTGSEIRIRDDKMPLAHLAIAVEAAGWSDPDTIPLMVANTLIGNWDRSFGGGVNLSSKLAQIACHGNLCHSFQSFNTCYTDTGLWGLYMVCEPSTIQDMVHFVQREWIRLCTSVTENEVARAKNLLKTNMLLQLDGSTPICEDIGRQMLCYKRRIPIPELEARIEAIDAQTIREICTKYIYDKHPAVAAVGPIEQLPEYSKICSGMYWLRE; encoded by the exons ATGGCGGCGTCTGCAGCGCGCTCAGCGGCCCGGCGGCTTCTCTTGCCCTGGTCCGCCCGCCTGGTGCGAGCGCCCGGCGCGGCGCAGCGG tgtGTGCATGTTGGAACAGGGAGGCACACAGTTTCCAAAGCAGCAACAGAAGTAATCTTAAATGTCCCTGAAACTAGGGTGAGTCCTTTGGAAAATGGCTTGCAAGTAGCTTCTGAAGACTCTGGACTCTCAACATGCACA gtTGGACTTTGGATTGATGCTGGAAGCAGATACGAAAATGAGAAGAACAATGGAACTGCTCACTTTCTTGAGCATATGGCTTTCAAG GGAACAAAAAAGAGATCTCAGTTAGACCTTGAACTAGAGATTGAGAACATGGGGGCTCATCTGAATGCGTACACGTCCAGAGAACAAACTGTGTATTATGCAAAGGCTTTTTCAAAAGATTTACCAAGAG CTGTGGAAATTCTTGCTGACATAATCCAGAACAGTACCCTGGGAGAGGCAGAGATTGAGCGTGAGCGAGGAGTTATACTTCGAGAGATGCAAGAGGTTGAAACTAATTTGCAAGAAGTTGTTTTTGATTACCTTCATGCCACAGCCTACCAGAATACAGCCCTAGGACGGACAATTTTAGGACCCACTGAAAATATCAA ATCCATAAACCGTAATGACTTGGTGGAATACATAACAACACATTACAAAGGACCCAGAATGgtcttggctgctgctggag GGGTCTCTCATGATGAGCTACTGGACCTGGCAAAGTGCCATTTTGGTAACTTGCCATCTGCTCCAGAAGGAGGactgccacccctgccacctTGTAGCTTCACAGGTAGTGAG ATTCGGATAAGGGATGACAAGATGCCTCTGGCACACCTGGCCATTGCTGTCGAAGCAGCCGGCTGGTCAGACCCCGACACAATCCCACTCATGGTAGCCAATACTCTGATAGGCAACTGGGATCGGTCCTTTGGAGGAGGAGTG AATTTGTCTAGTAAACTTGCTCAGATTGCCTGCCATGGTAACCTGTGTCACAGTTTCCAGTCCTTCAACACCTGCTACACTgacacagggctgtggggactCTATATGGTCTGTGAGCCATCCACTATTCAGGACATGGTGCACTTTGTTCAGAGAGAATG gATACGACTTTGCACAAGCGTTACAGAAAATGAAGTAGCTCGAGCAAAAAATCTTCTAAAGACAAATATGCTGCTACAACTTGATG GGTCCACACCAATCTGTGAAGACATTGGAAGACAAATGCTTTGTTACAAACGCCGAATCCCAATTCCAGAACTTGAGGCAAGGATTGAA GCTATAGATGCCCAGACTATTAGAGAAATCTGCACAAAGTACATCTATGATAAGCATCCTGCAGTTGCTGCCGTGG GTCCAATTGAACAGCTTCCAGAGTATAGCAAAATCTGCAGTGGCATGTACTGGCTTCGTGAGTAG